The following proteins are co-located in the Paludibaculum fermentans genome:
- a CDS encoding DUF2461 domain-containing protein has protein sequence MRASFAGMPKESIKFLRDLEKNNNRDWFEANRTTYLEKVKAPLEALVTAVGAEMTKFAPEAATAPGKAIYRIYRDTRFSSDKTPYKTHLAASFYRNDLGKHIAGGFYFEISHKYVGFAGGVYMPEAENLRLIRVHIMDNFKRFQKLLADKKLADMEALKGDSLSRPPKGFPADHPTIEWLKRKQFFYWRELPPELATSPELLGEICARFKAMAPMISFLNEPLLSMKQKRAPLETGWI, from the coding sequence ATGCGTGCCAGCTTTGCCGGAATGCCCAAGGAATCCATCAAGTTCCTGAGGGATCTGGAGAAGAACAACAATCGCGACTGGTTTGAAGCGAACAGGACTACCTATCTGGAGAAAGTGAAAGCGCCGCTGGAGGCGCTGGTGACGGCGGTCGGCGCGGAGATGACGAAGTTTGCCCCGGAAGCGGCTACCGCGCCGGGCAAGGCAATCTACCGCATCTACCGGGACACCCGTTTCAGCTCGGATAAGACGCCGTACAAGACCCACCTGGCCGCGTCGTTCTACCGCAACGACCTCGGTAAGCACATCGCGGGTGGATTCTACTTCGAAATCTCCCACAAGTACGTCGGGTTCGCCGGCGGCGTCTACATGCCCGAGGCTGAAAACCTGCGGCTGATCCGCGTCCACATCATGGACAACTTCAAGCGTTTCCAGAAGCTGCTGGCGGATAAGAAACTCGCCGATATGGAGGCGCTGAAAGGCGATTCGCTCAGCCGGCCCCCCAAGGGCTTCCCGGCCGATCATCCGACCATCGAGTGGCTGAAGCGCAAGCAGTTCTTCTACTGGCGTGAACTGCCGCCCGAACTGGCCACCAGTCCGGAACTGCTGGGTGAGATCTGCGCGCGATTCAAGGCCATGGCGCCCATGATCAGCTTCCTGAACGAGCCGCTGTTGTCGATGAAGCAGAAGCGGGCTCCACTCGAGACCGGCTGGATCTAG